One window from the genome of Dermacentor silvarum isolate Dsil-2018 chromosome 5, BIME_Dsil_1.4, whole genome shotgun sequence encodes:
- the LOC119453928 gene encoding uncharacterized protein LOC119453928 gives MRMYAIETKLDFLLSLPGKVQSIEESVQVISDKFDQFQTRLLAQEKSTKELEKRVGILENSSLKEVDQLRLDVDNLEWRSRRLNIEIHGIQETENENLIEKVNSIADKICQPHITKDEVTAVHRLAAKPGKTRGIIIRFARQEQRDSWLANKKELKKESGNVYICENMTRLSRELLFTTKDWARSAGYAFVWHTNGKVLARKKNGERAVVIRSVRDLEDLK, from the coding sequence ATGCGCATGTATGCAATTGAAACCAAGCTCGATTTCCTACTTAGCTTACCCGGAAAAGTTCAGTCAATCGAGGAATCTGTTCAGGTGATTTCGGATAAGTTTGACCAGTTTCAAACGCGACTACTTGCCCAAGAAAAATCAACAAAAGAACTGGAAAAACGTGTTGGAATCCTTGAAAACTCTAGCCTTAAAGAAGTTGATCAGCTCAGACTAGACGTTGATAACTTAGAATGGCGCAGCCGTCGTCTTAACATCGAGATACATGGCATTCAAGAAACAGAAAACGAAAACTTGATCGAAAAGGTAAACAGTATTGCAGATAAGATTTGCCAACCACATATAACGAAGGATGAAGTCACCGCTGTGCACAGACTTGCAGCGAAGCCGGGAAAGACGCGTGGGATCATAATTCGCTTTGCAAGGCAGGAACAGCGTGATTCCTGGCTTGCAAACAAAAAAGAGTTAAAGAAAGAAAGTGGAAATGTGTACATCTGCGAGAATATGACTCGACTTTCCCGCGAACTTCTGTTTACAACTAAGGATTGGGCAAGGAGCGCTGGATATGCGTTTGTTTGGCATACAAATGGTAAGGTGTTGGCGCGAAAGAAAAATGGTGAACGTGCAGTGGTTATCAGAAGTGTGCGCGATTTGGAGGACTTGAAGTAA